In Saprospiraceae bacterium, a genomic segment contains:
- a CDS encoding RNA-binding S4 domain-containing protein — MPEKVRLDKWLWAVRIYKSRTIATDACKKGKIRSNTTDLKASHLVKPQDIIEVRKNGFNFSYKILILIEKRVSASEAAKCYENLTSPEELNKYNSWFTSTNNFPTREKGSGRPTKKERRELDELV, encoded by the coding sequence ATGCCTGAAAAAGTCCGGTTAGATAAATGGCTATGGGCTGTAAGAATTTACAAATCGCGAACCATCGCGACAGATGCTTGCAAAAAAGGCAAAATTCGCAGTAACACCACAGATTTAAAAGCTTCCCACCTTGTTAAACCGCAAGATATTATTGAAGTACGCAAGAATGGTTTCAACTTTAGTTATAAAATTTTGATATTAATCGAAAAAAGAGTTTCAGCAAGCGAAGCAGCAAAGTGTTATGAAAATCTTACTTCGCCTGAAGAGCTTAATAAATACAACAGTTGGTTCACATCCACAAACAATTTTCCAACAAGAGAAAAAGGCAGCGGCCGACCCACGAAAAAAGAAAGGCGGGAGTTGGATGAATTGGTGTAA